The following DNA comes from Salvelinus sp. IW2-2015 linkage group LG1, ASM291031v2, whole genome shotgun sequence.
agaacaacatattttttatcTTGCCAACTCAGAGATTcaaccagaaacctttcggttaatggcccaacgctctaaccactaggctgactAACCCTTCTTATGTCCCGCATACATACAacctctgtaaggtccctcagtactgaatttcaaggacagattcaactacaaagaccagggagctttttgaaagTCTCATAAAAAAGGGCTGTGggtgattggtagatgggcagtgattggtagatgggtaacaataacaaatcagacattgaatatctcgtAAAGCATGGtctagttaataattatgctgtgcattatctattaaaccacccagacaccccaaagatacagtcatcctcctcaactgagctgcaggacaggaatgaaacttctcagggatgttaccatgaggccattattgattttaaaacagctacagggttcaatggctgtgatggaagagaactgaggatggatcaacaacattgtagtgaaaatacaaatattccaaaacaacaaggcactaaagtaataccgcaaaaaaaaaacatgtcaaaggaATACACTTGGTCTAAATGCAAAGCcctatgtttggagcaaatccaacacaacaccactGAGTAACTGCTTCCTTATTTAAAAGaatggtggtggttgcatcatagTATGGATATGCTTGACATTGGACAATTACTGGAGAGATTTCAGGATAAATAGAAATgggcacagacaaaatcctagagcaaaacctTCTTCAATCTGCTTTAaaccagacactggaagaggaattcacctttcagcaggtcaataccctacaacacaaggccacatctacactggagttgcttaccaagaagacagtgaatgttcctaagtggccaagTTATAgtgttgacttaaatcgtcttgaattATGATGGAAatatttgaaaatggctgtctagccatgatccccaacatcttgacagagcttgaagaattttgcaagaataataggcaaatatTTCACACACCAGGTGTGCAAAGGTCTTCCACTTACCCAATAAGTCTctcagctgtaattactgccaaatgtgtttctaaCCTGTATGGagtcagggtgtgaatacttaggcaacaattatattttatttattaaatgtatgttAATACTAATAAAAAAcgatttcttccactttgacattactgagtattttgtgtagattgttgacaaaaaaaaatacaattaaatcaattttaatcatactttgtaacacaacaaaatgtgaagaaatccaagggttctgaatacttttgcaagccattgTTTAGCTGGCatggaatgttcgtatcctgtatattggactgtgatatgtggttgtctcacctagctatcttaagacgaAGGCATTTACTTACTAGCAGTACTACTTGTTTCACTgagtgaggcggatatatagCACTTTGCATAAAAACACCATGGttctttgtctctctgaaatgaaaccgtCAAGtaatagatttcaaacaaatgcatgtctgtcattgaacatgTCTGcaatgccatgattagatagtgaaaaaacacaccaatctttaacaaaaaaaaacaaatttacCTACATTTCTGAAAAACTGATATATAGCGTTGTGGAATGAAACTCTGTCTGTTTGCCTCAAGTTTTGACAGAGGTTCATTATTAATCAAATCTAAAATTGTGTTTTTGGAAAGTGTTTAATTGAAACAGTAAAAGGGGTAACGTAAAGGTAGAATGATCAAGACGGGAGAGTAGAAAGGATGGACACGGAGAACGAACCCCGGTCTCCAAGGTTGACATCATCTAATGCTACGTGAGGTTTCTTATAATTAGCAGCATTTGATCGTGCTAGACAGGTATTCCTTCAAGTTGCGCTCCAGTGATAACTAACTAGAAGCTTTGAAGAGCTGAGGACCGTCGATGCAGCACGGGTGTTTCCATGTGCCAAGGTCTTCAGAGTAAGGTCACAAAAATTAGCTCATCGAGTTAgcaaaatgtcaggaatttagcAAAATGGGTCTGTGGGGCTGCAACTGAATCCAGTGATTCACACATCACCACATGGTACACTTTTCACTGGGGGAAATTCTTCTGCATAAACAGCTACACATATTGTGGGATAATATTTTGATTtctccagtctcctgagggtaGTTTAATTCAAGCAATGTATGTAgctttgtcttgtcttccatgtCTAAATAAATGATGCAAGAAGCAACATATATTGGATCATTTTTTTGGTGGTTTTTACATAATACTTATTCCATTGTAATTGTGAAGTATAAGGAATGTGATTGTAGTCTATTAAAACTGCAGATTGGATAGTTGCCCATGAAGTGTGGGTTATGGGagacatgtaaaaaaataatggCAAAGATCACAAAAGTGTCTTGAGTCTTTATTGAAATATCTAGTAACAGTTTAGGCGTTAGGCGGTTTGTCCATTCCAAATGCAATAACACAGACAAGTTCATATTACAACATTAAGTTACTGCAGGGGCACAGACAGACATGCCTTACAAAGGCAACTCGGAACTTCAACAGTATACATGGAGACTGTGCTGTATGTCTGAATACATCCCTAAAACTATTTTCATAGTCCGTATCCCATAGGTCGAGCAGATAGGTATTCTACCACGATAAGGTTAACAGTGTATGTGCAGTCATAGTAGATAGTATGAGAGGGTCGTATTCTTTTTGAACAATACAGTTTAGTGATCGTCACAATAACTAAAGCCCATTCCGGTAAGCCGTataaacacaaacaacagcaATCTGATGCAGGTTGAGCTGTGTAATTAGAAAACCATTCATCGGGTCATGGGCGTTGCACAGGTTGGCTTGTCTCGAATGTTCCAGTGGAAAGCCCTACATCCTAATCCAAGTGGTCACTCGGAATTGTTCGTTTTAGTGCTGGTATTATCTGAAGTGGGAAATAAGAAAGAAAGGGGTGGGTAGGGGTGTATTTTACAAAGGAGAGGGGATATACAGTgcagtgaaaaagtatttgcccccttacacttttgaatcatctgtccatagaacattatTTCAAGAGTCTTGATCATCCAagtgcttccaggtgctttttggcaaacttgagtcaactttttggacgacatgggtccaattatgcctggcaaaaaccaaacactgcattccaccgtaagaacctcataccaatggCCAAGCAAGGTAGtgttagtgtgatggtttggggatgctttgctgcgtcaggacctggatgacttgccttaaaATAAGGAACCATCAATTCTGTTCTGTATCagataattctacaggagaatgtcaggccatctgtctgtgagctgaagctgaagagcAGCTGGGCCATGgggcaagacaatgatccaaaacacaaaatcaagtctacatgaaaatggctaaaagcaatacatttgaagttttggaattacctagtcaaagtccagacctaatcccaattgagatgtggcaggacttgaaacgagcagttcatgcttgaaaacccacatatgtcgctgagttacagcagttctgcatggaagagtgaggcaaaattcctccacagcgatgtgagaaactgatcaacaactacaggaagcgtttggttggagtcattgcagttTATGGTGGCACTACCAGTTATTGAGTGTGAAGGGGCAAttactttgtttatgaaataaatgaaataaatatgtaattgttgtgttatttgttcactcaggttccctttatgtAATGTTAGGTTTTGGTTgtagatctgataacattcagtatcaaaaatatgcaaaagtagggTTAAATCAGAAAGGgagaaaatactttttcacggcactgtagatATGCATCAGTGATTTGGTTTGGTCTTTTACAGGTCTCGCTATGTCATGTCCACAGGTAGACATACATTGGTATTAGGGGGTTGAGTAGGGGAGGGGAGTAAAGTGGGGACGTGACTATGTAGCTATTGACTGCATGATCTCATGGCAAAGGCATTGACAGAAgccatagaacacacacagaactaGGGTGGAGGGCACCAGGCTGACCAGGATGACGCCCAGGGTGAGCTGCTGGATCATCAGCAGGTAGATGCCCAGCGGCAGCGACGAGAAGAAGACCAGACACAGGACACCGATTAGGAAGCTGGGAAAGTTGCGCGAGGTCCAAGCCCCGCACTTCTGCAAGGGCATGTTGCAGGGCTGCGAGGCCAGGCTTGCGGGCCGGTACAGGCGCACCATATTGAGCATGCTCATGGAGTCCGATGACTGCGATTCGCCCGGCACCTCCATGATGGTGATGACCAGGCAGTCGGAGGAGCTATGCGACTGCTCGCCGGTTGTGACGCAGTCACCCCCAGAATCACCACCACAGCCGTCCCCTCCACCTCCGCTCCCGCTCAGGCTGCTTGGGGTGAGCAGTACTTCCCCGCCAGGGGGGATGGAACCGCCACTCTTCCTGGCCCGGTCCTGATAGGTGAGGATGGCCAGGATGTTGCTGTCGTCCTGCAGCAGCCAGATCTCCTCGTAGGGCACGTGCGTCTCGTGGCGGCAGAAGGGGCAGCTGACGATGCTGGGGGACGAGTTCTCCACAATCTTCTTCAGGCATTTGGCGCAGACGCGGTGGAGGCAGCCCAGCACCTTGGGCTTGCGGGTGCGCGTGTCGTAGCGGTTATAGCAAATCTTGCACTCCAGCTCCTCCACGGTGTAGACCAGAGGCTGGCAGCGCTGGTCCGTCTGCAAGTCCAACTTTTCAAACTTCTGGTTCATCCTGAGAGAGGCAAGGAAGGGCGGAATGCCCAGATTGCCAGAAATGCAGGTGCTGATGCAGCAGCGCTAGCCAGGAATGGTGAATGTTCCAAGGCGTCACCCTGCACTGATTCAACAGCAGCTGCCCGGTAAAGTTTTGTCCCTGATTCAAGATTTATATGATTTTTTTCTCAAGTGTGAAGATAGTGAATGTtatttttagactgttatttgtttttgtccacATTATAGCTCACAAGAAGCGgggtaaaaataattatttaagaCACTGATATGATGGcacaaatatacttttttttacaccttttcacagtaaaaatacattcacATACGGTATTACTTCGCAAATATTGACACCTAGGTTGCAAAGAGAACAATCAGGCCctgatatatatttttgtctgGTCGTGAATACCCTGAATAACTGAGTTCGTACAGTTGAGCATGCTGATTGGTTTTACTTTCACAACGATGTACAGTATAGTGCTAAATTAGTGTTTGAGGGCATAGGATTGGGGAAGACAGCTTTGGACTGGTCCCTACCCTAACGTAGCGCAGGCAGACTTCGGATCAGAGGGGTTCTTTTGCAGTTATCTACTGCTATCATACAATGCAATGCTCTCATGGTTACCCTGCACATACAATGTCTGTCTGCAGATTTGGTACAAATTCAGATCTGCAGATGAGTTTCCAATGACAAAACCATTCCAACAATTTACTGAGAGAACCTACTGGTTTTGAAAGTCCCTGTGATGTGTAAAGTGCGTAAACAGAAAACATACACAAGTGGACAGGGAGCTGGAACCATTTTCAAATTTGCCTGTGTCACTATTGCTTCGATCGGAATATCCAAAATATGGAGGGATGAATTGGATTATATCCGTCAGGAAATCTTGCGTGAGTGGTTGTCGAACGATCAAGCTAGAGAGGGGTAGTGGTGTTGCCAGTATTGGTATTCTCAGGACACTGGTACAGCAGCATGGTCACTCCTCTGTGGAAAGAACACAAAGGAATATTTGTCAGTGAACATTTGGGAATCAAAAACAAGTATAAAACCATACAGTAGAGGCCTAGGACGATCTAGCGGTCTAAGCTGTTGCCTCctgtgcacatacagtaccagtcaaaagtttggacacgcctactcattcaagggttttttctttattttttactattttttacattgtagaataatagtgaagacatcaaaactatgaaataacatatggaatcatgtagtgaccaaaaaagtatGAAACTTCTTCGgtatcggtgtcccttccacgggacggttgagctaacgtaggctaatgcgagtAACATgaggaacatttcccaggacatagacatatctgatattggcagaaagcttaaattcttgttaatctaactgtactgtccaatttacagtagctattacagtgaaagaataccctgctattgtttgaggagagtgcacaattttgaacatgaaaagttattaataaacaaataaggcacatttgggcagtcttgatacaaaactttgaacagaaatgcaatggttcattggatcagtataAACTTTGCACATagactgatgccatctagtgtccaaaatctaaattgcacctgggctggaataatacattatggcctttctcttgcatttcaaagatgatggtacaagaaaatacaaaagattggttggttttctctttgtattatcttttaccagatctattgttttatattctactacattcctttcacatttccataaactccaaagtgtttcctttcaaatggtactaagaatatgcatatccttgcttcagggcctgagctacaggcagttagatttgggtgtgtcATTTTAGACATAACTTTtaaaaaaggggctaatccttaagagttgttaaacaaatcaaaatatattttatatttgagattcttcaaagtagccaccctttgcacactcttggcattctcttaaccagctgcatgaggtagtcacctgcaatgcatttcaattaacaggtgtgccttgttaaaagtacatttgtggaatttctttccttcttaatgcttttgagccaatcagttgtgttgtgacaaggtaggggtggtatacagaagatagccctatttggtaaaagaccaggtccatattatggtaagaacagctcaaataagcaaagagaaatgacagtccatcattactataagacatgaaggtcagtcaatgcggaacatttcaagaactttgaaagtttcttcaagtgcagttgcaaaaaaaagTCAatcgttatgatgaaactggctctcatgaggaccgccacaggaaaggaagacccagagttacctatgttgcagaggataaattcattagagttaccagcctcagaaattgcagcccaaataaatgctttgctgagttcaagtaacagacacatctcaacatcaactgttcagaggagactgcatgaatcagggctccatggtcgaattgatacaaagacaccactactaaaggacaccaatgagaagaaaatacttgcttgggccaagaaacatgagcaatgtacattagaccggtggtaatctgtcctttggtctgatgagtccaaactgGGCGCGTTCCCAGTCATCAGCGTTATCTGCAttgcctctattcaaatgactctctcctaacacacacgccgTATGTtgctgctattattattattttttgatccTGCATATAACTACCTCTGTCACGCCTACTCCAGCTCTTCCCCTCCGGCGTTCAACGTCGccggtatactaaccaccggtccacCGGTTCCACCAtgatactcacctggactccattcccttcctgattacctcccctatatctgtcactcccttgggttccttcctcagtaagtattgttcctgtgttcatGTGTAAACTCTACTGTTATGTTGTCTCatttcatgtttgttgttttattaaacgtttctcctgcacctgcttctcgactcacaGCGTCCCCGTTACAGAATACTGACTCAAACAATGGAAGCTGCAGGAAAACCGAATATCTCTCAGATGGTCGACAAGCAGGGTTACCTTCTACGTTAACACCATGACCAGCAGGCACAACTGGGGACGGATATGGAAGAGGTTCTTCGCAGTTTGCAATGTTTCGAACACACCCGGGAGGTCTTGCCTTCAACTAACGGAGGATACTCTACAACCAGCCGACCCAGCGAGCCAGCACAACAGCCCATTCAGCAACCCgctcaggtcagcgatgcccgtcTGTCCCACCCAGATAAATATGACAGTACCTCATCCAAATGCCGTGGCTTACTACTTAATGTGCTCCCTCTTCTTTACATATCAGATGGGAGCTCCCACCACCGAGAGGACCAAGGTTGTCACGGTTATTTCTCTGATGACTGGGCGGACGTTGGAATGGGCTACGGTcgtatgggagagaggaggagctagaatcctatgaggggttcatggctctatTTAAATGTATCTTCGATCATCCCCCGGagggcagaggggggggggggggggggggggggggtgagtgctACTTCAAATACGGCAGGGGCACCAGACGGCTGCCGAGTATGCGCTCACCTTCCGGACAGTGGCAGCAttccagcggatggaatgagctGGTGCTTCATATGCTATTCAGAAGAGGTCTGCGTGAGGAGGTCCAGACGGAACTGGCCTGTCGACACGACGACCTCACCTTGAAACAAACTCATTGCGATGGTCATCCGTCTGGATAACCCACTTTGTGAGTGTCAGTACTCTCAtcacatctctccctcccttagCGAACACTCGGGATCAGAGCCtaaacccatggaggtaggggtcacacGCTTCCCCGCGGCGGAGCACCGCAGATGgatacagctggggctctgtctgtactgtgggCAAGGAGGGCACAAGCTCCAGCGGTGTCCGGCACTTTCGATTCCGGGATCCACaagagcagagggacggtcacGTGATCTTCCACCCCCTGGGGCAGCAGTGAGTATTCCATCTTCATCACTTTCTGCTAGGCTCTTTTTGGTGTCCATCACACTAGTTGACTGTCCCTCATGTACTGTGTCTACAGCATTAGTGGATTCCAGGGAGACGCGGCTAAAtttattgaccagacccttgTCTCCTCTCTTAATATCAtctcatacccgctctcctctccttttccggtTCAAGCCCTCGATAGTTGACCATTAGGATCTGGAACCGtcacacacatcacccaaccactcaccctcaccgtggagtcCACTCATCAGGAGAACATCCCCTTCTGCATTACCAGTGCACcagttcacaagatcatcctTAGCCTCCCTTGGCTTCAACGCCATAACCCTACCTTCTTatggtcgaggatgagaatcacaGACTGGTGACTTATGACAGACTTATGATCTACCTGCTTCCCtgtcccctgtggttccacgtcagttgagagtcctgtggttgcccttcagcccaacatccTGGAGGTATACCAAGACCTGCGGGAGGTATTCTCAAAGACCTGCGCCACCTGTCTTCCTCCTCAttgcccctgggactgtgccatcgaccTGCTTGCAGGTTCAGCACCTCCGTGCAGacgcatctaccctctgtcggtggctgagacccaggccatggaggattacatCCAAGAGGGGCTCCAACAAGGTTTTATCCGCACGACCACTTCTCCTGTGTCGGCTGGTTTCTTCTTCGTGGCCATGAATTGACTACAGTGGACTCAATGAGATTATCACAACGTATCGGTACCCTCTCTGGTTGTTGCCAGCAGCCATCGGACAGCTCCGCGGGTCCCGGATTATTACCAAACTGGACCTGTGGAGTGCGTACAATCTCATccgtatccgggagggggatgagtggaagattACGTTTAGTACGATGTGTGgtcactacgagtacttggtgatgccatttggcttagccaatgctctgtcagtgttccaggcattcaTTAACAAGGTGTTCAGGGACATGCTCGGACTCCAGGTGGTCATGTATATCGAAGACATCTTGATCTACTTGGCTAACCTGGAGGATCACATCACTCACGTTCGAGCAGTCCTGGAATGGCTCCTGGCTAACCACCTGTAGGTCAAGGATGAGAAGTGCCAATTTCATCAGAGGGCTGTCTCCTTCTT
Coding sequences within:
- the LOC111966374 gene encoding E3 ubiquitin-protein ligase RNF182-like — its product is MNQKFEKLDLQTDQRCQPLVYTVEELECKICYNRYDTRTRKPKVLGCLHRVCAKCLKKIVENSSPSIVSCPFCRHETHVPYEEIWLLQDDSNILAILTYQDRARKSGGSIPPGGEVLLTPSSLSGSGGGGDGCGGDSGGDCVTTGEQSHSSSDCLVITIMEVPGESQSSDSMSMLNMVRLYRPASLASQPCNMPLQKCGAWTSRNFPSFLIGVLCLVFFSSLPLGIYLLMIQQLTLGVILVSLVPSTLVLCVFYGFCQCLCHEIMQSIAT